Below is a genomic region from Elusimicrobiota bacterium.
TGCGCGTTGAGCACGCCGTGGAACCCCTGGAGGGGCCCCTGCAAACGACCCAACAACTGCGCCAACAAAACGTTGCGCGACGGCAGAGACGCCATGGCCTTGATCTCGGCGGGCTTGAGGATTTTGCCGTTGATGTAGCCCGCGCGGATCTTCCAGTTCTCGTGGGCTTTTTCGAACTCCACCAGAACTTTGAGGCCGGCGATCGCGTCGCCTTTTTGAATCACCAGGGCCGATTGGCCGGTGAAGAAATCCGAAAACGCCCCGTCGATCCCCTTGTTCTTCAGGGCGATCTTCGCCAGGCGGTTTTTGACGATTTGGCATTTCGCCTTGATCGGGCGAAGCTTGCCGCGGAGCTCGTTGAGCTCCGGGGTCTTGACGCCGACGTAGCCGGCGACGACCAACCCCTCCAGGCCGTCAAAATCCTGGGTGAGGGTTTGAACCGATTCTTCTCGTTCTTTGCGTAAGCTGGGCATCGTATTTTTCCCCGTAAAAACAAAAAAACACTCCCACCGACGGTGAAGAGTGTTTTCTTCAACGCGTCCCGGTCCTCGTAAGCCTTAGGAGGTCGGGCCGCCCTCCGAACAAAAAAAAGGGCGCCTCGGTAGGGAGGCTCACTCGAGCCAATTCAGTCGCGGTGAGTTGCGACCCCTACGGTCATTGCCGCATGGCTATGGAAATGGATCGCCCGGAAAGGGCAACACATTGTATGAAAAGTGCGTCCAAAACGCAAGCGTCAGGAGCACAACTCCCGGCACTGACTTACTCTCCCGGGACCTTGCGGTCCAAGTACCATCAGCGCGGATGGGCTTAACGGCCGTGTTCGGAATGGGAACGGGTGTGACCCCATCGCGACAAGCACCGGGAATTCTGCCCCCGTACGACGTGCGTTTGGATTGGAAAGAGCCGGACCGACGGTCCTCAACTCACGGATAGGAAAGTCAAGCGCTTCTCATGTTGGATTCACAGATGCGACTAAGCCTCACGACCGATTCGTACGGGTTAGCTACGTGCGTTGCCGCACTTCCACATCCCGCCGATCAACGGAGTAGTCTTCTCCTGGTCTTTAGGTCCCACAAGGGGACGGGACATCTCATCTTGGGGCTGGCTTCACGCTTAGATGCTTTCAGCGTTTATCCGTTCCGCGCAATAGTTATCCGGCCATGGCCCGGGCGGGCCAACCGGTACGCCAGAGGCGCGTTCATCTCGGTCCTCTCGTACTAGAGACGACTCACCCTCAAATGTCCTGCGCCTACGGTAGATAGAGACCGTACTGTCTCACGACGTACTGAACCCAGCTCACGTACCGCTTTAATTGGCGAACAGCCAAACCCTTCCCACCGACTCCAGCGGGAGGATGCGATGAGCCGACATCGAGGTGCCAAACCGGATCGTCGATATGGGCTCTTGGATCCGATACACAATATTCCCCATTTCCATGGGGTGCAGACTATATCATCATCCTGTCAAAGACAGGAGTCAGGCGTGTTACCTTGGTCGTAAAGTGAAAGGACCGGCTCGGTCCCTTCCTAACCAAAGTCGTGCCGTACGAAACCCTTGTACGAGGAGATCGTCGCGACGCTCTTCGAGCGTGGCACAGTCGTTACATGTCGGATCGGCGTCAATCACCGACCAAACACACGGTATTGCCCTTTTCCTTCGGCGACGTGTGTCGCCGCGCGCCCATTGCGCGTGTGTGTTTCAACTAAGGACTTTTGGGTTTCACCGTTGTAAGCCTGATTTTTTATCCTCCGCAATTGCTCGCGAAGGGGCCTATTTGTTGGTTAAGCCTGTTATCCCCGGGGTAGCTTTTATCCGTTGAGCGATGGCAATCCCACAATCAACCACCGGATCACTAGATCCTCGTTTCCGATCTGCTTGGCTTGTAGGCCTCGCAGTTAAGCTCTCTTCTGCTCTTGCACTCGACAGGCGATTTCTATACGCCCTGAGAGAACCTTGGAACGCCTCCGTTACTCTTTAGGAGGCAACCGCCCCAGTTAAACTGCCCGCCTGCTACTGTTCCCCGGCCGGATAAACGGCACAGGGTTAGCGTCTCAGAACCGAAAAGGTGGTATTTCAAGGACGCCTCCACGCCGGCCAAAACCAGCGCTTCAAAGGCTCCCACCTATCCTACGTATCCAATCCCAAAACGCAATAACAAGTTACAGTAAAGCTCCACGGGGTCTTTTCGTCTAACCGCAGGTAATCCGCGTCTTCACGGATACCACAATTTCGCCGAGCCTCTCGCCAAGACAGCGGAGCCTTCGTTATGCCATTCGTGCAGGTCGGAACTTACCCGACAAGGAATTTCGCTACCTTAGGACCGTTATAGTTACGGCCGCCGTTTACTGGGGCTTAAGTTCGAAGCTTCGCCTTGCGGCTGACATCTTACCATGACCTTCCAGTACCGGGCAGGCATCAGACCCTATACGTCATCTTGCGATTTCAGCAGAGTCCTGTGTTTTTGTTAAACAGTCGCGGCTCCCCATTCACTGCGGCCCGTCAGACCCTTCCCCTGTACGGAGTTAAGTCAACGGGCACCCCTTCTTCCGAAGTTACGGGGCCAGTTTGCCTAGTTCCTAAGCGAGAGTTCGCTCGCGCGCCTGAGGATATTCTCCTTGCCTACCTGTGTCGGTTTGCGGTACGGACACGCCTTGCAGTATTTGCGGGGCTTTTCTTGGCAGCGGAGTTGGGCCACTTCGCCCGTCTTGCGACGGACTCGCGCTCGGCTCTCGGGATTAACGGCCCTCCGGATTTGCCTGGAGAACCTCCCTACGACCTTGGACCAATGACCTTCTATTGGCCGGCTTACCTTTCTGCGTCCCCCCTCAACATGACCCACAAGACGTGGTTCAGGAATATTAACCTGATGCCCATCATCTACGCCTTTCGGCCTCGACTTAGGACCGACTGACCCTGTTCAGACGAACTTTAAACAAGGAAACCTTAGGCTTACGGCGGGTCTGATTCTCACAGACCTTATCGCTACTTATTCCGACATCCTCACTTCCGTTTCGTCCAGCACTCCTATCGGTATGCCTTCATCCTACAACGGAACGCTCCCCTACCCCGTGAGATGGACGAATCCACCTCACAGCCGTGACTGCGGTATCAGGTTTTAGCCCCGGACTTTTTCGGCGCGACTTAACTTGACGAGTGAGCTGTTACGCACTCTTTAAAGGATGGCTGCTTCTAAGCCAACCTCCTCGCTGTCTGAGTCAAATCACATCCTTTACCACTTAACCTGAATTTTGGGACCTAGGTCGACGGTCTGGGTTGTTCCCCTCTTGCGCACGAAGCTTAGCCCTCGTGAACTGACTGCGGAGTTTTCCCGTATGTATTCGGAGTTTGGTTAGATTCGGAACCGAGGTATTCGGCCCTACACTATCCAGTGCTCTACCTCACACGGTCATCGCTCCACGCTAGCCCTAAAGCTATTTCGGGGAGAACCAGCTATCACCAGCCTCGATTGGCCTTTCACCCCTAACCCAAGCTCATGCAGGAGTTTTTCAACACTCAACGCTTCGGGCCTCCATCACCGGTTAAGGTGACTTCACCCTGTCCTGGGTTAGATCGACTGGCTTCGGGTCTACTATTGCATACTATTCGCCCGTTAAGACTCGCTTTCGCTACGGCTCCGGGCCCTTGGGCCCTTAACCTTGCATGCAACAGTAACTCGCCGGATCATTCTTCAACAGGCACGACGTCGAGCATTCCCCTTGCGGGGCATAGCTCTTCGTCTGCTTGTAAACGCACGGTTTCAGGTTCTTTTCACTCCCCGTCAGGGGTCCTTTTCACCTTTCCCTCGCGGTACTGGTTCACTATCGGTCGCCAGAGAGTATTTAGCCTTGGAGAGTGGTCTCCCCAGATTCACGCCGAATTTCACGTGCTCGGCGTTACTTAGGAACTCATCGTAAGTCGTTGAATTTTCGCGTACGGGACTCTCACCCTCTTTGGTCGGCCTTTCCAGGCACGTTCCGCTAACTCAACGATTTTTTACTTACCGGCTCTAAACCGGATGAGCCCTGCAACCCCTGCCGTAAGGCAGGTTTAGGCTGTTCCCCGTTCGCTCGCCACTACTAGGGGAATCTCGTTTGATTTCTCTTCCTCCAGGTACTGAGATGTTTCACTTCCCTGGGTTGTCTCGATCAAGGTATCTCCGGCGGTTTCCCGCCGGCCTTTCCTTGAACGTTCATCGGTTTGTCACCGATGAGGGTTTCCCCATTCAGAGATCCCCGGATCAAAGGTTGCTTGCACCTCCCCGGGGCGTATCGTCGCTGGCCACGTCTTTCATCGACTTCTGGCGCCAAGGCATCCACCATGCGCTCTTTGTAGCTTAGCCGCATCTTTGAATCCTCAGTCGCACCACGCTTCTCTCCGCCGGGGCATACGTCACCCCAGCGTCGTAAAGCTCGGTACAACTACATAATTAGACGCTTGACTTTCCTATTCGTGTGTCAAAGAACCGTCGCTCCCGTGGACCTCAACCAGCGTCCAGAGGACGGCTTACTGCAAAATTTTATGAAGGAACGTTGCTTCCGGACCGCCACCGCGGAACACCGGCAGGAACTTCGAATCTTGTTTCAAATGGAGCTGGCCGGGATTGAACCGGCGGCCTCCTGCTTGCAAAGCAGGCGCTCTCCCAGCTGAGCTACAGCCCCGGCCCGACAAATCGGATCACCTTGATTGACCGGGGAGCCCATGCGAATCAGGCAGGGCCAGCCCCGTGCGGCTTCTTGCTCGTCGGGGTTCCAGAAATCTGGGCGGAAGTGGACTCGAACCACCGGCCTCACCCTTATCAGGGGTGTGCTCTAACCAGCTGAGCTATCCGCCCTAAAGCGAGTCCCACTTCGTTTGAAAGAGCCAAGATTGACATTGAGCCATTCGCAGGCCGATGAGCGCCCCGTGGGGCACATCGATGATCGACCTCTTCTAGCTGCGCCGAAGCGCTCTAGAATTCTCCTTAGAAAGGAGGTGATCCAGCCGCACGTTCCCGTACGGCTACCTTGTTACGACTTCACCCCAATCACCAGTCACAACTTGGGCCGGCCAAAGACCGGACTTCTGTTGCAACGGGCTTTCGTGGTGTGACGGGCGGTGTGTACAAGGCCCGGGAACGTATTCACCGCAGCCTGCTGATCTGCGATTACTAGCGATTCCGCCTTCATGTGGGCGGGTTGCAGCCCACAATCTGAACTGGGGCGACTTTTGTGGGGTTGGCTCCGCCTTGCGGCCTCGCATCCCTCTGTAGTCGCCATTGTATCACGTGTGTAGCCCTGGACATAAGGGCCATGAGGACTTGACGTCGTCCCCACCTTCCTCCCCGTTATCCGAGGCAGTCTCCTAAGAGTGCGCCGCTTGCGCGGGTGGCAACATAGGATAGGGGTTGCGCTCGTTGCGGGACTTAACCCAACATCTCACGACACGAGCTGACGACAGCCATGCAGCACCTCGACTAGCAACCGACTTGACGGTTCGCTCCCGCTTTCACAGGAGCTACTACTAGCCGTTCGAGCCCAGGTAAGGTTCTTCGCGTTGCGTCGAATTAAACCACATGATCCACCGCTTGTGCGGGCCCCCGTCAATTCCTTTGAGTTTCAACCTTGCGGCCGTACTCCCCAGGCGGCACATTTAATGCGTTAGCGTCGACACGGGAGGGGTCGATACCCCCCATATCTAATGTGCATCGTTTACGGCTGGGACTACCAGGGTATCTAATCCTGTTTGATCCCCCAGCTTTCGTGGATGAGCGTCGATAGTGGTCCAGTGACCTGCTTTCGCCATCGGTGTTCCTCCTGATATCTACGCATTTCACCGCTACACCAGGAATTCCAGTCACCTCTCCCACATCCAAGTCCGGCAGTATCCACTGACCTCCCCGGGTTGAGCCCGGGGCTTTCACAGCAGACTTACCAAACCGCCTGCCCACGCTTTACGCCTAGTAATTCCGAGTAACGCTCGCCACCTTCGTCTTACCGCGGCTGCTGGCACGAAGTTAGCCGTGGCTTATTCACGGAGTACCATCAGTCGGCGTTATTCACGCCGCTATTTGTCCCCCGCAAAAGGAGTTTACAATCCGAAGACCTTCGTCCTCCACGCGGCATTGCTGCGTCAGGGTTTCCCCCATTGCGCAAAATTCCCCACTGCTGCCTCCCGTAGGAGTATGGCCCGTGTCTCAGTGCCATTGTGAGCGGTCGTCCTTTCAGACCGCTTACCCGTCGTAGCCTTGGTGGGCCGTTACCCCGCCAACTAGCTGATAGGCCGTGAATCCCTCTTCAAGAGTCCCTTGCGGGACTTTAACCTCATCCTGATGCCAGGACGTGGTCTCACGCGGTATTAGCTCCGGTTTCCCGGAGTTATCCCCCACTCGAAGGGAGGTTATTCACGTATTACTCACCCGTTTGCCACTAACCTTGACGATACACTGCCAAAGTCCGTTCGACTTGCATGTGTTAGGCATGCCGCCAGCGTTCACTCTGAGCCAGGATCAAACTCTCCGTAAGATCGTTGTTCCCAAACCCTTGCGGGCTTAGGAATCGAAACTTATGAGGTTTGGTTTACGGCTCTTCATTGATGGAATTGCTTGAGTTGTAAAACACAAGCTTTATTACACCTGAACGTCGTTTACCAATAAGCATCGGAGGATGCCCCGCTTCACCGTATCGATGGTGCGACACGGGTCCGCTTGGGGCGCTCATCCGCCTGCGTTTTTTGGCTCTATGTCAAAGAACATTTCAAATTGGGTCCGCATTGT
It encodes:
- a CDS encoding 50S ribosomal protein L10, with amino-acid sequence MPSLRKEREESVQTLTQDFDGLEGLVVAGYVGVKTPELNELRGKLRPIKAKCQIVKNRLAKIALKNKGIDGAFSDFFTGQSALVIQKGDAIAGLKVLVEFEKAHENWKIRAGYINGKILKPAEIKAMASLPSRNVLLAQLLGRLQGPLQGFHGVLNAHLQNLAGALDQIAKQKEKQSH